From one Lolium rigidum isolate FL_2022 chromosome 4, APGP_CSIRO_Lrig_0.1, whole genome shotgun sequence genomic stretch:
- the LOC124649873 gene encoding acetylserotonin O-methyltransferase 1-like: MVPTQDESSSQDLLQAQVDLWHHALGFVKSMALKCAMELQIPNAIQGHGGSITPSELATKIGLHPSKLPRLRRIMRVLTVSGIFAIHEAASPDKEVVYGLTPTTRLLVIDEIKSNLFPILSLILDSTVISPFLDMHSWFLDECSTSLFKKAHGLNIWEMANHDDTYNQLINNAMVSDTNFLLDIILRECGDVFHGINSLIDVAGGHGGAARVIAKAFPQVKCTVLDLPHVVAEAPTDDNVLFISGDMFKYIPPAHALFLKSIFHDWGDEDCVQLLKKCKEAIPPRDAGGKVIIVDMVVGSGPNAIVTRDTEVFFDLLMMCFEGKEREEFEWKKIFMEAGFSDYKILSVLGVRSVIELYP; the protein is encoded by the exons ATGGTGCCTACTCAAGATGAATCCAGCTCTCAGGACTTGCTCCAGGCTCAAGTTGATCTTTGGCACCATGCATTGGGATTTGTCAAGTCCATGGCACTCAAATGTGCAATGGAACTGCAAATTCCTAATGCCATCCAAGGCCATGGTGGGTCTATTACCCCTTCAGAGTTGGCCACAAAGATTGGGCTCCATCCGTCTAAGCTTCCCCGCTTACGACGAATCATGCGTGTGCTCACCGTATCAGGCATCTTTGCTATCCATGAAGCAGCTTCACCAGACAAGGAGGTTGTTTATGGGCTTACGCCAACCACACGCCTCCTTGTTATCGATGAAATTAAATCAAACTTATTTCCCATTCTGTCTTTGATTCTTGATTCAACCGTCATTTCCCCTTTCCTTGACATGCACTCATGGTTTCTCGACGAGTGTTCCACGTCCCTGTTCAAAAAGGCTCATGGCCTTAATATTTGGGAGATGGCTAACCATGATGATACTTACAACCAGCTAATCAATAACGCAATGGTTTCTGACACTAACTTTCTATTGGATATCATATTGAGGGAGTGTGGTGATGTATTTCATGGCATAAATTCGCTTATTGATGTCGCTGGAGGCCACGGTGGAGCTGCCAGGGTAATTGCGAAGGCATTCCCGCAAGTAAAATGTACTGTGCTGGATCTCCctcatgttgttgcagaggctcctACTGATGATAATGTGCTGTTTATTTCCGGCGATATGTTTAAGTACATTCCACCAGCACACGCTCTTTTCCTGAAG TCAATTTTTCATGATTGGGGAGATGAAGACTGTGTCCAGTTATTGAAAAAATGCAAGGAAGCTATCCCTCCCAGAGATGCTGGTGGGAAGGTGATAATTGTAGATATGGTGGTTGGATCTGGGCCAAATGCGATTGTTACAAGAGACACAGAAGTTTTCTTTGACCTCCTTATGATGTGTTTTGAGGGGAAAGAGCGAGAGGAATTCGAGTGGAAAAAGATATTCATGGAAGCTGGGTTCAGCGACTACAAGATCTTGTCAGTTTTGGGTGTTAGATCTGTTATTGAGCTCTACCCTTGA